The Deinococcus puniceus genome segment CGGAGCGCCGTCCAGTGCCTTGACGCCCAGATTCAGCAGCTCGTCCCGGCCTTCGGTCAGCAGGCGAATGTCGGCCTCATCCTGCTCGTCGGCAATATCCGGGGTCAGGCGGGTGGGGTACGGCGTGCCGTCTGGCTTGGCGTAATTCAGGATGGTCAGTTGCAGCGCGGCGTCTTCTCCCACCGGAAACACACGGGTCGCGGTGTTGCCCACGCCCGCCGTGACTTCGCCCAGCACGGGGCCACGCGCCGCGTTCTGAATCTCGAAGGCGAAGAATTCGCTGCATGAGGCGCTACCACCATCGACCAGCACAGACAGCGGCCCCGTCCAGAGTTGCGGATTGGTCACGATGCCGCTCGTCCGGCCTGCTTCGACCCTTGCGCCCCGGCTGACCAGCGTGCGGCTGTTGCCCTCGGCGCTGCGGGCCACCCGCGTAAAGCTGGGCACGAAGGCACTGACCGCGCCGTCGCACTCGCTGAGGCTGCCGCCGCCGTTGCCGCGCAAATCCACGACCACGCCGCGCACGCCACGCGCCCGTGCCTGCCCCACCAGATCATGCACGCCCTGAGCCACTCCGCCGCCCGAAATGAAGGTGGGAATCCGCAGCACAGCCACGTCTTCGGCACCTGTGGCCGAAGCGACGTAGCTGATGCGGGGCAGATCGCGGGTGCTGCTTTCCTGTGAAGTCAGGTTGACGATCCGCTCTACGCCGCGTGTGCTGACGCCCAGAGCGATGGGCCGCCCCGCTTCCCGCGCCGAACGCAGGGCGTCGTAGGTGTAAGGCTTGCCGTCAAGGGTGCTCAGCACGTCGCCGCGCAGCAGTCCGGCGGCCTCGGCCACGCTGTTGGGCACGACTTCCAGCACCACCCGCTGCTGCCCGTCTAGCAGCGCCAGTTTTACGCCAAACTGCCTGCGGTTGCCGCCTGTGGCACTCGCCACGAATTCCTCAAAATCTTCCGGATTCTGAAAAAAGGTGTGCTCATCGTCCAGCGCCGTCAGTTCGGCCTCTATGACCGGGTAAGCTTTTTCGGCGGCGCAGTCTGTTGGCGTGGGCGCACACACGGCGTCCAGCCTCGTCTGATAGTCGCGGGTCAGGCCCACACGGTCTACGGTAGACAGGCCACCATACGAGTTTTGGAGCAGGCGGTTCACCTGATCGAACACGGCCTGTGCGGGCGAGACTGCGGCGGCGCTTTGCCCAGAAAACTGCCCCGAAGAGCGGCCCACTCCGGGCTGTGCCAGTGCGGGCAAACTGAACATCAGCGACAGGGAGAGCGAGAGCTTGAGAGCGGGAGACAGCGCCGACCTGATGGCGCTTGGGGAACGGCGCTGCGGAGTCTTCATATTGACCCTTATTCTGCTCTGAACAGATGGGAAATGGGTGGGAAGCAATCCCCGCACAGGTTACACAAAACCCGTGTGATTCGGTACTTTTGGCGGGCGCACCTTCCAGACCGGAGCGGCTGGGCGGGGCCGGATCACCTCTGTGGAAATCTGCTCAGGACAGCGGGCGGTGCTGATACAACTCCACCATGCGGCGCAGAAAGCGCAGGCCCGGTGTGAGGCTGTTGTGCTGCACCCACTCGTCTTCGCGGTGGGCATTGCCGCCCCGGTATACGCCCACTGCAATGGCAGGCAAGTCGTGTGGCACGGCGGCGTTGGCATCGGTGCTGCTGGAGGCAAGGCGCAGATCCATACGGCCTTCGCGGGCGGCTTCGTGGGCCATGTCTAGCAGGGGGCCGGAGCGCAAGTCACCGCCCGGACGGTCTCCGACACGCTCTAGACGCACATTGACGCCCGCTTCCCGCGCCGCGCTGTGCAGCACGCCCTGAGCGCGGGTATCGAGTTCGGCCAGAGCCTTGGCATCCAGCGAACGCAGATCAAGGAGCAGCTCGGCGTTGGCCGCAATAGAATTGACGCTGTTGCCGCCCGACGCGAGGCCCACATTCAGCGTGGTGCGCGGCGTATTGGGCCGGTGCAGGGCGTACAGGCCCGCGATGGCGAGGCCCAGCGCGTGCAGCGCACTCGGAGCCTGATCGCCCCACGAGTGGCCCCCCGGCCCGATAAACGTGGCCCGGTAGCGCCGCACGCCCACCGCCCGCGTGACCGCGATGCCCAAGTAGCCGTCTACCGCCACGAACGCGCCCAGCGAAGCCCGGTGTCGGGCCAGCAGATGCTTCGCGCCGCGCAGGTCTCCTAACCCTTCTTCTCCGACGTTGGCCGCCACCCACAGGGGCCGCCGCAGGGCCACCGGTTGCGCCGCGTACCCGGCCAGCAGCGCCGTGACCACCGCGAGGCTGGCGCTGTTGTCGCCCACCCCCGGCCCCACCAGCCGCGTTTTTTCGTCGCGCACGGTCACGTCGGTGCCTGCCGCGAACACCGTATCCAAATGGGCCGCCAGCAGCAGCGCGGGCTTTCCCTCGGTGCCGGGCGGCGTGATGCGGGTCAGGACATTGCCCACTTCATCGCGCTCGCAGGCAAACCCCAATTCTTCCCACAGCTGGGTCATCAGATCGGCCCGCGCCCCCTCATCGAAGGTGGGGGCAGGCGTC includes the following:
- a CDS encoding S41 family peptidase — encoded protein: MKTPQRRSPSAIRSALSPALKLSLSLSLMFSLPALAQPGVGRSSGQFSGQSAAAVSPAQAVFDQVNRLLQNSYGGLSTVDRVGLTRDYQTRLDAVCAPTPTDCAAEKAYPVIEAELTALDDEHTFFQNPEDFEEFVASATGGNRRQFGVKLALLDGQQRVVLEVVPNSVAEAAGLLRGDVLSTLDGKPYTYDALRSAREAGRPIALGVSTRGVERIVNLTSQESSTRDLPRISYVASATGAEDVAVLRIPTFISGGGVAQGVHDLVGQARARGVRGVVVDLRGNGGGSLSECDGAVSAFVPSFTRVARSAEGNSRTLVSRGARVEAGRTSGIVTNPQLWTGPLSVLVDGGSASCSEFFAFEIQNAARGPVLGEVTAGVGNTATRVFPVGEDAALQLTILNYAKPDGTPYPTRLTPDIADEQDEADIRLLTEGRDELLNLGVKALDGAPMLSQDRVQPGSP
- a CDS encoding M20/M25/M40 family metallo-hydrolase, with product MPLSYLPRIAQTPAPTFDEGARADLMTQLWEELGFACERDEVGNVLTRITPPGTEGKPALLLAAHLDTVFAAGTDVTVRDEKTRLVGPGVGDNSASLAVVTALLAGYAAQPVALRRPLWVAANVGEEGLGDLRGAKHLLARHRASLGAFVAVDGYLGIAVTRAVGVRRYRATFIGPGGHSWGDQAPSALHALGLAIAGLYALHRPNTPRTTLNVGLASGGNSVNSIAANAELLLDLRSLDAKALAELDTRAQGVLHSAAREAGVNVRLERVGDRPGGDLRSGPLLDMAHEAAREGRMDLRLASSSTDANAAVPHDLPAIAVGVYRGGNAHREDEWVQHNSLTPGLRFLRRMVELYQHRPLS